One genomic segment of Arcobacter porcinus includes these proteins:
- the hemN gene encoding oxygen-independent coproporphyrinogen III oxidase has translation MIDFAKFVKYSKPGPRYTSYPTAPEFSESFTKEDLKNYFKNQDSKRNLSLYFHLPFCRSACYFCGCNTIFTSKEDKKTRYIDYIKRELDILKNHLDTSRVVSQMHFGGGTPTFFSPAQLKDLISKIKEVFPNFSSDAEISCEIDPRYFTKEHMDVLKDGGCNRVSFGVQDLDETVQKTIHRIQPFELTKNVIKIAREAGINSINTDLIYGLPHQTKESFQDTLEKMLTLSPDRFAVFNYAHVPWLMKTMRKFDESTFPTPHEKLEMLKSTIDFFTSNGYKMVGMDHFAKPEDELFKAIEKGELHRNFQGYTTKGGADLIGIGVTSIGNGVDYYAQNFKNLEEWENAIDKGELPVFKGYKLSDDDILRQYVIMELMSNFSLNIIKVESEFKIVFKDYFADALNALKEFEDAELLKIFEDKIEVYQTGTMLIRNICMPFDAYLNNIPEEKRRFSKTI, from the coding sequence ATGATAGATTTTGCCAAATTTGTAAAATATTCTAAACCAGGACCAAGATATACTTCATATCCAACTGCTCCTGAGTTTAGTGAAAGTTTTACAAAAGAAGATTTAAAAAATTACTTCAAAAATCAAGATAGCAAAAGAAATCTATCTTTATATTTTCATCTTCCTTTTTGTAGAAGTGCCTGTTATTTTTGTGGATGTAATACAATTTTTACATCAAAAGAGGATAAAAAAACAAGATATATTGACTATATAAAAAGAGAACTTGATATTTTAAAAAATCATCTTGATACATCAAGAGTTGTAAGCCAAATGCACTTTGGTGGAGGAACTCCTACATTTTTCTCTCCTGCTCAACTAAAAGATTTAATATCTAAAATAAAAGAAGTTTTCCCAAATTTTAGTAGTGATGCTGAAATATCTTGTGAGATTGATCCAAGATATTTTACAAAAGAGCATATGGATGTTTTAAAAGATGGTGGATGCAATCGTGTGAGTTTTGGAGTTCAAGACTTAGATGAAACTGTACAAAAAACAATTCATAGAATTCAACCATTTGAACTTACAAAAAATGTTATAAAAATAGCTAGAGAAGCTGGAATAAACTCTATAAATACAGATTTAATCTATGGTTTACCACATCAAACAAAAGAGAGTTTTCAAGATACTTTAGAAAAAATGCTTACTTTAAGTCCAGATAGATTTGCAGTGTTTAACTATGCTCATGTTCCTTGGCTTATGAAAACTATGAGAAAGTTTGATGAATCAACTTTCCCAACTCCTCATGAAAAACTAGAGATGCTTAAATCTACAATAGATTTTTTCACTAGCAATGGCTATAAAATGGTAGGAATGGATCACTTTGCAAAACCAGAAGATGAACTTTTCAAGGCTATTGAAAAAGGTGAACTTCATAGAAATTTCCAAGGATATACTACAAAAGGTGGTGCTGATTTAATAGGAATTGGTGTTACTTCTATTGGAAATGGAGTTGATTATTATGCTCAAAACTTCAAAAATCTTGAAGAGTGGGAAAATGCAATAGATAAAGGCGAACTTCCTGTATTTAAAGGTTATAAGCTATCAGATGATGATATTTTAAGACAATATGTAATTATGGAGCTTATGAGTAATTTCTCTTTAAATATCATAAAAGTAGAAAGTGAATTTAAAATTGTTTTCAAAGATTATTTTGCTGATGCTTTAAATGCTTTAAAAGAGTTTGAAGATGCAGAACTTCTAAAAATATTTGAAGATAAAATTGAAGTTTATCAAACAGGAACAATGCTTATAAGAAATATCTGTATGCCTTTTGATGCTTATTTAAACAATATTCCTGAAGAGAAAAGAAGATTCTCTAAAACTATATAA
- the argF gene encoding ornithine carbamoyltransferase, translating to MKHFLSLMDFSKEEILDILALAKKIKEDAKAGKHKDYMPKKTLGMIFEKSSTRTRVSFEAGIYELGGVGLFLSSNDIQLGRGEPMKDTSRVISRMVDMVMIRTFEQEKLEEFARYSKVPVINGLTDKLHPIQLMADYLTIMEEGLDKDLVVAYIGDGNNMAHSWLNMASKLGFELRIATPKNYQVDKEVLKLALEEAKKSGAKITIGFDPVEAVAGATVVTTDTWISMGQEAEKNMRIKDFRGFIVNEELMKLASKKAIFLHCLPAYRDYEVSEDVLEGAQSRVFEEAENRLHAQKGIMVWLDQRRDK from the coding sequence ATGAAACACTTTTTAAGTTTAATGGACTTCTCAAAAGAAGAGATTTTAGATATTTTAGCTCTAGCTAAAAAAATAAAAGAAGATGCAAAAGCCGGTAAACACAAAGATTATATGCCAAAAAAAACATTAGGAATGATTTTTGAAAAAAGTTCTACAAGAACAAGAGTTTCATTTGAAGCTGGAATTTATGAATTAGGTGGAGTTGGTCTATTCTTATCATCAAATGATATTCAACTTGGTCGTGGTGAGCCTATGAAAGATACTTCAAGAGTAATTTCAAGAATGGTTGATATGGTTATGATTAGAACATTTGAGCAAGAAAAGCTTGAAGAGTTTGCTAGATATTCTAAAGTTCCTGTTATAAATGGACTTACAGATAAACTTCATCCAATACAACTAATGGCTGATTATCTTACAATTATGGAAGAAGGATTAGATAAAGATTTAGTTGTTGCATATATTGGAGACGGAAACAATATGGCTCACTCTTGGCTAAATATGGCTTCAAAATTAGGTTTTGAATTAAGAATAGCAACTCCAAAAAACTATCAAGTAGATAAAGAAGTTTTAAAATTAGCTTTAGAAGAGGCAAAAAAATCTGGTGCAAAAATAACTATTGGTTTTGATCCAGTAGAAGCTGTAGCTGGTGCAACAGTTGTTACAACAGACACTTGGATTTCAATGGGTCAAGAAGCTGAAAAGAATATGAGAATCAAAGATTTCAGAGGATTTATTGTAAATGAAGAGCTTATGAAATTGGCTTCAAAAAAAGCAATTTTTCTACACTGTTTACCAGCTTATAGAGATTATGAAGTTAGTGAAGATGTTCTTGAAGGAGCTCAAAGTAGAGTTTTCGAAGAAGCTGAAAATAGACTTCATGCTCAAAAAGGTATTATGGTTTGGCTTGATCAAAGAAGAGATAAATAA
- a CDS encoding diaminopimelate dehydrogenase: protein MSNKIKVAILGYGNLGKGVELSILKNPDMSLEAVFSRRDPKSVKTINTPVYSVENILDYKDKIDVLILCGGSKDDLPVQTPEFAQYFNTVDSYDNHAQIPEYFASVDAVAQKSKKIAMISVGWDPGMFSINRLFGEALLPDGETYTFWGKGLSQGHSDAIRRVEGVKAGVQYTLPSNSAIEKVRSGVRPNLSTKDKHTRECFIVLKDGADASKIENEIKTMPNYFEPYDTTVNFISQEEFDKNHNTMPHGGFVIRSGNSSNGINQVIEYSLKLDSNPEFTASVIVAYTRAIYKMALKGEFGAKSVLDVAPALLSMKSNETLRKELL from the coding sequence ATGAGTAACAAAATAAAAGTTGCAATTTTAGGATATGGAAATTTAGGAAAAGGTGTAGAGCTTTCTATACTAAAAAATCCTGATATGAGTTTAGAAGCAGTATTCTCAAGAAGAGATCCAAAAAGTGTAAAAACAATAAATACTCCTGTATATAGTGTAGAAAATATATTAGATTATAAAGATAAAATCGATGTTTTAATCCTTTGTGGTGGTTCAAAAGATGATTTACCTGTACAAACTCCAGAGTTTGCACAATATTTCAATACAGTTGATAGCTATGATAACCACGCACAAATACCTGAATATTTTGCAAGTGTAGATGCAGTTGCACAAAAAAGTAAAAAAATAGCTATGATTTCTGTTGGTTGGGATCCAGGAATGTTCTCAATAAATAGACTTTTTGGAGAAGCACTTCTTCCAGATGGTGAAACTTACACATTTTGGGGAAAAGGTTTAAGCCAAGGTCATTCAGATGCTATTAGAAGAGTTGAAGGTGTAAAAGCTGGAGTTCAATATACTCTTCCATCAAACTCTGCAATAGAGAAAGTAAGAAGTGGAGTAAGACCAAATTTAAGCACAAAAGATAAACACACAAGAGAGTGTTTTATTGTTTTAAAAGATGGTGCTGATGCTTCAAAAATTGAAAATGAGATTAAAACTATGCCAAACTATTTTGAGCCTTATGATACAACTGTAAACTTTATAAGCCAAGAAGAGTTTGATAAAAACCACAATACTATGCCTCATGGTGGATTTGTAATAAGAAGTGGAAATAGTAGCAATGGTATTAATCAAGTAATTGAGTACTCTTTAAAACTTGATAGCAATCCAGAATTTACTGCAAGTGTAATTGTAGCTTATACAAGAGCTATTTATAAAATGGCTTTAAAAGGTGAATTTGGAGCTAAATCAGTTTTAGATGTTGCACCAGCACTTCTATCTATGAAATCAAATGAAACACTAAGAAAAGAGCTTTTATAA